A single Rubrivivax gelatinosus IL144 DNA region contains:
- a CDS encoding gamma-glutamyl-gamma-aminobutyrate hydrolase family protein — protein sequence MSQRPPVVLVTSCNRPSGEHPFHVAGRKYVDAVRLAGALPLIAPPFGPDEIDALLDTCDGVLLTGSQSNVHPSHFNETVLDPTLPLDPDRDAWTLPLIRRALERGVPLFGICRGFQEANVALGGTLYQAVHQAEGRHDHRAPADQPAAVQYDLAHRVDVVAGGVLAAITGREHFEVNSVHGQGVRELAPGLRAEAHAPDGLVEAFTQPAAPGFNLCVQWHPEWRAADNPVSVQLFNAFGIAVRAYRDRVRGPLPRIPAV from the coding sequence ATGAGCCAACGCCCCCCCGTCGTTCTCGTCACCAGCTGCAATCGCCCCTCGGGCGAACACCCCTTCCACGTCGCCGGACGCAAGTACGTCGACGCCGTGCGCCTCGCCGGCGCCTTGCCGCTGATCGCACCGCCCTTCGGGCCCGACGAGATCGACGCGCTGCTGGACACCTGCGACGGTGTCCTGCTGACGGGTTCGCAATCCAACGTGCACCCCTCGCACTTCAACGAGACGGTGCTCGACCCGACGCTCCCGCTGGACCCGGACCGCGACGCCTGGACGCTGCCGCTGATCCGGCGCGCGCTCGAGCGCGGCGTGCCGCTGTTCGGCATCTGCCGCGGCTTCCAGGAAGCCAACGTCGCGCTCGGCGGCACGCTGTACCAGGCGGTGCACCAGGCCGAGGGCCGCCACGACCACCGCGCCCCGGCGGACCAGCCGGCGGCCGTGCAGTACGACCTGGCGCACCGCGTCGACGTCGTCGCCGGCGGCGTGCTGGCGGCGATCACCGGGCGCGAGCACTTCGAGGTCAACTCGGTGCACGGCCAGGGCGTGCGCGAACTGGCCCCCGGCCTGCGCGCCGAGGCCCATGCGCCCGACGGCCTCGTCGAAGCCTTCACCCAGCCCGCCGCACCGGGCTTCAACCTCTGCGTCCAGTGGCACCCCGAGTGGCGTGCCGCCGACAACCCCGTCTCCGTCCAGCTCTTCAACGCGTTCGGCATCGCCGTGCGCGCCTACCGCGACCGGGTGCGCGGGCCCTTGCCTCGCATCCCTGCCGTCTGA
- a CDS encoding aspartate aminotransferase family protein has translation MSTQRTTREWQAADAAHFLHPFTDFQALSRKGARVIERAENIYLWDTEGHKILDAMSGLWCVNVGYGQQALVDAATAQLKQLPFYNAFFQTATPPAIELAELLAEVTPPQFKHVFFSGSGSEGNDTVVRMVRRYWDLLGQPERQVIISRDNAYHGSTMAGASLGGMSGMHAQGGLPIPGIVHIGQPYRHENGKGLSRDEFGLVAARWLEEKILEVGPERVAAFIGEPIQGAGGVIIPPATYWPEVQRICDQYGILLVSDEVICGFGRTGRWFGCETMGTKPDLMTFAKGVTSGYIPLGGVMVGERVAKVLIEKGGEFAHGYTYSGHPVACAVALANIKLMRELKLVEHVRDDVGPYLASQFATLRDHPLVADAETCGLMGAILLAKDKATGTPFPESLEIGMVCRGHCFREGLIMRAVGDRMIIAPPLVITRAQIDEMMGLIRRCLDLTLADAKAGGWLS, from the coding sequence ATGTCCACGCAACGCACGACCCGGGAATGGCAGGCCGCCGACGCGGCGCACTTCCTGCACCCGTTCACCGACTTCCAGGCGCTGTCGCGCAAGGGAGCCCGCGTCATCGAACGCGCCGAGAACATCTACCTCTGGGACACCGAGGGCCACAAGATCCTCGATGCGATGAGCGGGCTGTGGTGCGTCAACGTCGGCTATGGCCAGCAGGCCCTGGTCGACGCGGCCACCGCGCAGCTGAAGCAGCTGCCCTTCTACAACGCCTTCTTCCAGACCGCGACGCCGCCGGCCATCGAGCTGGCCGAGCTGCTGGCCGAGGTGACGCCACCGCAGTTCAAGCACGTCTTCTTCAGCGGCTCGGGCAGCGAAGGCAACGACACCGTCGTGCGCATGGTGCGCCGCTACTGGGACCTGCTCGGCCAGCCCGAGCGCCAGGTCATCATCAGCCGCGACAACGCCTACCACGGCTCGACGATGGCTGGCGCCTCGCTGGGCGGCATGAGCGGCATGCACGCCCAGGGCGGGCTGCCGATCCCCGGCATCGTGCACATCGGCCAGCCCTACCGGCACGAGAACGGCAAGGGCCTGTCGCGCGACGAGTTCGGCCTCGTCGCAGCGCGCTGGCTCGAAGAGAAGATCCTCGAGGTCGGCCCCGAGCGAGTCGCCGCCTTCATCGGCGAGCCGATCCAGGGCGCCGGCGGCGTCATCATCCCGCCGGCGACCTACTGGCCCGAAGTCCAGCGCATCTGCGACCAGTACGGCATCCTGCTGGTCAGCGACGAAGTCATCTGCGGCTTCGGCCGCACCGGCCGCTGGTTCGGCTGCGAGACCATGGGCACCAAGCCCGACCTGATGACCTTCGCCAAGGGTGTGACCAGCGGCTACATCCCGCTGGGCGGCGTGATGGTCGGGGAGCGCGTCGCCAAGGTGCTGATCGAGAAGGGCGGCGAGTTCGCCCACGGCTACACCTACAGCGGCCATCCGGTGGCCTGCGCGGTGGCCCTGGCCAACATCAAGCTGATGCGTGAGCTCAAGCTCGTCGAGCACGTTCGCGACGACGTGGGCCCGTATCTTGCGAGCCAGTTCGCGACGCTGCGCGACCATCCGCTGGTCGCCGACGCGGAAACCTGCGGGCTGATGGGTGCGATCCTGCTGGCCAAGGACAAGGCGACGGGCACGCCCTTCCCCGAGTCCCTGGAGATCGGCATGGTCTGCCGGGGCCACTGCTTCCGCGAAGGCCTGATCATGCGGGCGGTCGGTGACCGGATGATCATCGCGCCCCCGCTCGTGATCACCCGGGCGCAGATCGACGAGATGATGGGTCTGATCCGTCGATGCCTGGATCTGACGCTCGCCGATGCCAAGGCGGGTGGCTGGCTGTCTTAG
- a CDS encoding aspartate aminotransferase family protein: MTQDLSAYWMPFTANRQFKKAPRLLTRSEGMYYWDDRGRQILDGVAGLWCVNAGHARPKIVQAIQAQAAELDYAPPFQMAHPKAFELADRIAKLAPAGLDHVFFTNSGSESVETALKIALAYHRVRGEGSRTRLIGRERGYHGVNFGGISVGGIVGNRKMFGTLLGGVDHIRHTHDPARNAFSVGQPAHGAELADDLERLVALHDASTIAAVIVEPVAGSTGVLLPPQGYLQRLREICDRHGILLIFDEVITGFGRTGQPFASQTFGVTPDLVTLAKGVTNGTVPMGAVLVKDTIHDTFMNGPEHLIEFAHGYTYSAHPLACAAGLATLDTYAEEGLLTRAGELGGYFAEGLHSLKGEPHVIDIRNVGFVGGIELAARPGEPGKRAFEAFLDCYEQGVLIRTTGDVIALSPPLIVERAQIDRIVESIRTALRRLA; this comes from the coding sequence ATGACCCAGGATCTCTCCGCTTACTGGATGCCCTTCACCGCCAACCGGCAGTTCAAGAAGGCGCCGCGCCTGCTGACCCGTTCGGAAGGCATGTACTACTGGGACGACCGCGGTCGCCAGATCCTCGACGGCGTCGCCGGGCTGTGGTGCGTCAACGCCGGGCACGCGCGGCCGAAGATCGTGCAGGCCATCCAGGCCCAGGCCGCCGAGTTGGACTACGCGCCGCCGTTCCAGATGGCGCATCCCAAGGCCTTCGAGCTGGCCGACCGCATCGCCAAGCTGGCGCCGGCCGGGCTGGACCACGTGTTCTTCACGAACTCGGGCTCCGAGTCGGTCGAGACGGCGCTGAAGATCGCGCTGGCCTACCACCGCGTGCGCGGCGAGGGCAGCCGCACGCGGCTGATCGGCCGCGAACGCGGTTACCACGGCGTCAACTTCGGCGGCATCTCGGTCGGCGGCATCGTCGGCAACCGCAAGATGTTCGGCACGCTGCTGGGCGGCGTCGACCACATCCGCCACACCCACGACCCGGCGCGCAATGCCTTCAGCGTCGGCCAGCCCGCGCACGGCGCCGAACTCGCCGACGACCTGGAACGCCTGGTCGCGCTGCACGACGCGTCGACGATCGCCGCGGTCATCGTCGAGCCGGTCGCCGGCTCCACCGGCGTGCTGCTGCCGCCCCAGGGCTACCTGCAGCGCCTGCGCGAGATCTGCGACCGCCACGGCATCCTGCTGATCTTCGACGAGGTCATCACCGGCTTCGGCCGCACCGGCCAGCCCTTCGCGTCGCAGACCTTCGGCGTGACGCCGGACCTCGTGACGCTGGCCAAGGGCGTGACCAACGGCACCGTGCCGATGGGCGCCGTGCTCGTGAAGGACACGATCCACGACACCTTCATGAACGGGCCCGAGCACCTGATCGAGTTCGCGCACGGCTACACCTACTCGGCCCACCCGCTGGCCTGCGCCGCCGGCCTGGCGACGCTGGACACCTATGCCGAGGAAGGCCTGCTGACGCGCGCCGGCGAGCTCGGCGGCTACTTCGCCGAAGGCCTGCATTCGCTGAAGGGCGAGCCGCACGTCATCGACATCCGCAACGTCGGCTTCGTCGGCGGCATCGAGCTGGCCGCACGCCCGGGCGAGCCCGGCAAGCGCGCCTTCGAGGCCTTCCTCGACTGCTACGAGCAGGGCGTGCTGATCCGCACCACCGGCGACGTCATCGCGCTGTCGCCGCCGCTGATCGTCGAACGCGCGCAGATCGACCGCATCGTCGAGTCGATCCGCACGGCGCTGCGCCGCCTGGCCTGA
- a CDS encoding glutamine synthetase family protein, with protein sequence MVERDPYTFSELEQWLNKNRVTEIECLVPDLTGVARGKILPREKFTEDRGMRLPEAIVAMGVTGEFPEEGPYYDVITPTDRDMHLQPDPSTVRIVPWATDPTAQVIHDCYDRDGKLVPFAPRSVLRRVCDLYAELGLEPVVAPELEFYLVARNTDPDVPLKPPVGRSGRSETSRQAYSIDAVNEFDPLFEDVYDYCEKMGLNVDTLIHEIGAGQMEINFFHAHPLGLADEVFLFKRTVREAALRHDMFATFMAKPIAGEPGSAMHVHQSIVRKADGRNIFSNEDGTPSKEFYWYIGGLQKYIPAAMALFAPYVNSYRRLARFTAAPINIQWGTDNRTVGIRSPVASPNARRIENRVIGADANPYVALAATLACGYLGIQHRIEPSAECKGDAYLGEYALPRSLGEALTLLRDERELARVLGEDFITVYTEVKEIEHAEFMKVISPWEREHLLLHV encoded by the coding sequence ATGGTTGAAAGAGATCCCTACACGTTCAGCGAGCTCGAACAGTGGCTCAACAAGAACCGCGTCACCGAGATCGAGTGCCTCGTGCCCGACCTCACCGGCGTGGCCCGCGGCAAGATCCTGCCGCGCGAGAAGTTCACCGAAGACCGCGGCATGCGGCTGCCCGAAGCCATCGTGGCGATGGGCGTGACCGGCGAGTTCCCCGAGGAGGGGCCGTACTACGACGTCATCACGCCGACCGACCGCGACATGCATCTGCAGCCCGACCCGAGCACGGTGCGCATCGTGCCCTGGGCGACGGACCCGACGGCGCAGGTCATCCACGACTGCTACGACCGTGACGGCAAGCTGGTGCCGTTCGCGCCGCGCTCGGTGCTGCGCCGCGTCTGCGACCTGTACGCCGAGCTCGGTCTGGAGCCGGTGGTCGCGCCCGAGCTCGAGTTCTACCTCGTCGCGCGCAACACCGACCCCGACGTGCCGCTGAAGCCGCCGGTGGGCCGCAGCGGCCGCAGCGAGACCTCGCGCCAGGCGTACTCGATCGACGCGGTCAACGAGTTCGACCCGCTGTTCGAGGACGTCTACGACTACTGCGAGAAGATGGGCCTGAACGTGGACACGCTGATCCACGAGATCGGCGCCGGGCAGATGGAGATCAACTTCTTCCACGCCCACCCGCTGGGCCTGGCCGACGAGGTCTTCCTCTTCAAGCGCACGGTGCGCGAGGCGGCGCTGCGCCACGACATGTTCGCCACCTTCATGGCCAAGCCGATCGCCGGCGAGCCGGGCAGCGCGATGCACGTGCACCAGAGCATCGTGCGCAAGGCCGACGGCCGCAACATCTTCAGCAACGAGGACGGCACGCCGAGCAAGGAGTTCTACTGGTACATCGGCGGGCTGCAGAAATACATCCCGGCGGCGATGGCGCTGTTCGCGCCCTACGTCAACAGCTACCGCCGGCTGGCGCGCTTCACCGCGGCGCCGATCAACATCCAGTGGGGCACCGACAACCGCACCGTCGGCATCCGCAGCCCGGTGGCGTCGCCGAACGCGCGCCGCATCGAGAACCGCGTCATCGGCGCCGATGCCAACCCCTACGTCGCGCTGGCCGCGACGCTGGCCTGCGGCTACCTCGGCATCCAGCACCGCATCGAGCCCTCGGCCGAATGCAAGGGCGACGCCTACCTCGGCGAGTACGCCCTGCCCCGCAGCCTGGGCGAGGCGCTGACGCTGCTGCGCGACGAGCGCGAGCTCGCGCGTGTGCTCGGCGAGGACTTCATCACCGTCTACACGGAGGTGAAGGAGATCGAGCACGCCGAATTCATGAAGGTGATCTCGCCCTGGGAGCGTGAACACCTGCTGCTCCACGTCTGA
- a CDS encoding NAD(P)/FAD-dependent oxidoreductase, protein MPLLDTDQDLARDSYYAATAVRSPGHAPLAGTTSCDVAVVGGGLAGLSAALELRQRGFDVVLLEARELAWGGSGRNGGQAIHGLACDQATIEAQLGLDEAKRVWAMSIEALDLIRERIARHGIDCEWRDGYLGLATNARKGAELAEWADRMESVYGYALTRVGPAEVRNWIDSPRFHSGVHDPRSGHLHPLKYALGIARAAAEAGVRLHEHSPVVSMTPGEPAVLRTAGGEVHAQRVLLAGNVYLSGLAPALEPRIMPVGTYIACSSVLDDAVADRLIPSRSAVCDTNFVLDYFRTTDDNRMLYGGRVSYSTLTPSNLAESMRQRMVLSFPQLASTKVDYAWGGFVDISMNRAPDFGRLAGAPNVYYLQGFSGHGLALTGMAGRLVAEAIAGDASRFDVFARLRHRAFPGGRMLRTPALVLGMAWYRLRDILG, encoded by the coding sequence ATGCCGCTGCTCGACACCGACCAGGACCTGGCCCGCGACTCGTATTACGCGGCGACCGCGGTGCGTAGCCCCGGCCATGCGCCGCTGGCCGGCACGACGAGCTGCGACGTCGCCGTCGTCGGCGGCGGCCTGGCCGGGCTGTCGGCGGCGCTGGAGCTGCGCCAGCGTGGCTTCGACGTCGTGCTGCTGGAGGCCCGGGAGCTCGCCTGGGGCGGCAGCGGCCGCAACGGCGGCCAGGCGATCCACGGCCTGGCCTGCGACCAGGCGACGATCGAGGCCCAGCTGGGCCTGGACGAGGCCAAACGCGTCTGGGCGATGTCGATCGAGGCGCTGGACCTGATCCGCGAGCGCATCGCCCGCCACGGCATCGACTGCGAATGGCGCGACGGCTACCTCGGCCTGGCGACCAACGCGCGCAAAGGCGCCGAACTCGCCGAGTGGGCCGACCGTATGGAATCGGTCTACGGCTATGCGCTGACGCGCGTCGGCCCGGCCGAGGTGCGCAACTGGATCGACAGCCCACGTTTCCACAGCGGCGTGCACGACCCGCGTTCCGGGCACCTGCACCCGCTGAAGTACGCGCTGGGCATCGCGCGCGCCGCCGCCGAGGCAGGCGTGCGCCTGCACGAACACAGCCCGGTGGTCTCGATGACGCCCGGCGAGCCGGCGGTGCTGCGCACGGCCGGCGGCGAGGTGCACGCGCAGCGCGTGCTGCTCGCAGGCAACGTGTACCTCTCGGGACTGGCGCCGGCGCTGGAGCCGCGCATCATGCCGGTCGGCACGTACATTGCGTGCAGCAGCGTGCTCGACGACGCGGTGGCCGACCGGCTGATTCCGTCGCGATCGGCGGTCTGCGACACCAACTTCGTGCTCGACTACTTCCGCACCACCGACGACAACCGCATGCTCTACGGCGGCCGCGTCAGCTACAGCACGCTGACGCCGTCCAACCTCGCGGAAAGCATGCGCCAGCGCATGGTGCTGAGCTTCCCCCAGCTCGCGTCGACCAAGGTCGATTACGCCTGGGGCGGTTTCGTCGACATCTCGATGAACCGCGCGCCCGACTTCGGCCGCCTCGCCGGCGCGCCCAACGTCTATTACCTGCAAGGTTTCTCCGGTCACGGCCTCGCGCTGACCGGCATGGCCGGCCGCCTCGTCGCCGAGGCGATCGCCGGCGACGCGTCTCGCTTCGACGTCTTCGCCAGGCTGCGCCACCGGGCCTTCCCCGGTGGCCGGATGCTGCGTACACCCGCATTGGTGCTCGGCATGGCCTGGTATAGGCTGCGAGACATCCTCGGCTGA
- a CDS encoding polyamine ABC transporter substrate-binding protein: MNLKSVLAMAGLALACSTVFAQEEEKVLNIYNWSDYIAEDTIKNFEKETGIKVRYDNFDNNEIVHAKLVAGKTGYDIVVPSSNWAKLQLEGGLLRKLDKSQIPNLKNLDPAVEAALAKMDPGNQYMVDWLWGYTTVGINVDKVKAALGSTPMPDNVWDLVFKPEYISKLKSCGVSFLDSASEVVPAALHYLGKPSFSKTPSDYAAAGQVLKAVRPYITLFSSSGYINDMANGSICLALGWSGDINIARQRAIDGKTGQKIEALIPKTGGLLFFDVMVIPADAPRPGNAQKFINYILRPEVHASLSNKVFYANPNAESRKFVKPEVANNPTVFLSPSDMARMVPPDSLNNDLRRLMTRTFTSFKTGM; this comes from the coding sequence ATGAACTTGAAGTCCGTCCTGGCGATGGCTGGCCTCGCCCTGGCCTGCTCGACCGTGTTCGCCCAGGAAGAAGAAAAAGTCCTGAACATCTACAACTGGTCGGACTACATCGCCGAGGACACGATCAAGAACTTCGAGAAGGAAACGGGGATCAAGGTCCGCTACGACAACTTCGACAACAACGAGATCGTGCACGCCAAGCTGGTGGCGGGCAAGACGGGTTACGACATCGTCGTGCCCTCGTCGAACTGGGCCAAGCTGCAGCTCGAAGGCGGGCTGCTGCGCAAGCTGGACAAGTCGCAGATCCCGAACCTCAAGAACCTCGATCCCGCGGTCGAAGCGGCGCTGGCCAAGATGGACCCGGGCAACCAGTACATGGTCGACTGGCTCTGGGGCTACACGACGGTCGGCATCAACGTCGACAAGGTGAAGGCGGCGCTGGGCTCGACGCCGATGCCCGACAACGTCTGGGACCTGGTCTTCAAGCCCGAATACATCTCCAAGCTCAAGAGCTGCGGCGTCAGTTTCCTGGACTCGGCCTCGGAAGTCGTGCCGGCCGCGCTGCACTACCTGGGCAAGCCCTCGTTCAGCAAGACGCCCAGCGACTATGCCGCCGCCGGCCAGGTGCTGAAGGCCGTGCGCCCGTACATCACGCTGTTCAGCTCGTCGGGCTACATCAACGACATGGCCAACGGCTCGATCTGCCTGGCGCTGGGCTGGTCGGGTGACATCAACATCGCGCGCCAGCGCGCGATCGACGGCAAGACCGGTCAGAAGATCGAGGCGCTGATCCCGAAGACCGGCGGGCTGCTGTTCTTCGACGTGATGGTGATTCCGGCGGACGCACCGCGCCCGGGCAACGCGCAGAAGTTCATCAACTACATCCTGCGCCCGGAAGTGCACGCGTCGCTGAGCAACAAGGTCTTCTACGCCAACCCGAACGCCGAATCGCGCAAGTTCGTGAAGCCCGAAGTGGCCAACAATCCGACCGTCTTCCTGTCGCCGTCGGACATGGCCCGCATGGTCCCGCCGGATTCGCTGAACAACGACCTGCGCCGGCTGATGACCCGCACCTTCACCTCCTTCAAAACCGGAATGTGA
- a CDS encoding Lrp/AsnC family transcriptional regulator → MRNTEASSQWPAKLDAIDRAILQELQIDGRLSNVDLAQRVHLSPSACLRRVKALEEQGVVDRYVALLNPRAIGRHGTSYTIVNLESTQPGKLEAFEQAVKDTPEILDCFYVAGANDYLVRFTYRDAEDLERFHAEVLPRLPGVVRSNSMLVLRTVKKTSALPL, encoded by the coding sequence ATGCGAAACACGGAAGCTTCATCGCAATGGCCTGCCAAACTCGATGCGATCGACCGGGCCATATTGCAGGAACTTCAAATCGACGGCCGGCTGTCGAACGTCGACCTCGCGCAGCGCGTGCACCTGTCGCCGTCGGCGTGCCTGCGACGCGTGAAGGCGCTGGAAGAGCAGGGCGTCGTCGACCGCTACGTGGCGCTGCTCAATCCGCGGGCGATCGGCCGCCACGGCACCAGCTACACCATCGTCAACCTGGAGAGCACGCAGCCGGGCAAGCTCGAAGCCTTCGAGCAGGCGGTCAAGGACACGCCGGAGATCCTGGACTGCTTCTACGTCGCCGGCGCCAACGACTACCTCGTGCGCTTCACCTACCGCGACGCCGAGGACCTGGAGCGTTTCCACGCCGAGGTGCTGCCGCGCCTGCCCGGCGTGGTGCGCTCCAACTCCATGTTGGTGCTGCGCACCGTGAAGAAGACCAGCGCCTTGCCACTGTGA
- a CDS encoding hemerythrin domain-containing protein: MAASSGTKARPARAPAPPVPPFEALDRTHARVIEVLGQFDRLLAHIDENGADEVARGSAAEILEFFNGHARQHHSDEERFVFPQLLAKGDAELVQSIKRLQQDHGWLEEDWLELAPQIEAIAEGYNWYDLVMLRHALPVFTALYYEHIGLEESLVYPAARRHHASLEEGAKSRG; the protein is encoded by the coding sequence ATGGCTGCAAGCTCTGGAACCAAAGCCCGTCCCGCCCGCGCCCCGGCGCCGCCGGTCCCCCCCTTCGAAGCGCTCGACCGCACGCACGCCCGCGTCATCGAGGTGCTGGGCCAGTTCGACCGCCTGCTCGCGCACATCGACGAAAACGGCGCCGACGAGGTGGCACGCGGCAGCGCCGCCGAGATCCTCGAGTTCTTCAACGGCCACGCCCGCCAGCACCACTCCGACGAGGAGCGTTTCGTCTTCCCGCAACTGCTGGCCAAGGGCGACGCCGAGCTGGTGCAGAGCATCAAGCGCCTGCAGCAGGATCACGGCTGGCTGGAGGAAGACTGGCTCGAGCTCGCGCCGCAGATCGAAGCCATCGCCGAGGGCTACAACTGGTACGACCTGGTGATGCTGCGCCACGCGCTGCCGGTCTTCACCGCGCTCTATTACGAGCACATCGGCCTGGAGGAGTCGCTGGTCTACCCGGCCGCCCGACGCCACCACGCCTCGCTGGAGGAAGGGGCGAAGTCGCGCGGCTGA
- a CDS encoding agmatinase codes for MSHFAFLSDHASFLKVPTREAAPAMPFCVAGVAWDGAVTNRPGARFGPRAIRAASHMLCDATHPLFGSSPIGALADAGDLPLPNTSIEGMRRALQPAAAELIAAHHMAWLGGDHSMTLPLLREYRARFGRPLAVIHFDAHCDTWEDHFGEPSGHGTWVHEAFVEGLVDPACFVQVGIRSAAVREARDYVPDRGGLFFGARELRGLESPGQLAPVLAAVRERFAAHGMPPVYLSLDIDCLDPAFAPGTGTPEPGGMSTNQVLTLLEEWAELPFVGMDCVEVAPPYDHAELASSAAATFVWTYLAGRLAQAAAGAGAARR; via the coding sequence ATGAGCCACTTCGCCTTCCTTTCCGACCACGCCTCGTTCCTCAAGGTGCCGACGCGCGAGGCCGCCCCGGCAATGCCGTTCTGCGTCGCCGGCGTCGCCTGGGACGGCGCGGTGACCAACCGCCCCGGTGCACGCTTCGGGCCACGCGCGATCCGCGCCGCCAGCCACATGCTCTGCGACGCGACGCACCCGCTGTTCGGCAGCTCGCCGATCGGCGCGCTGGCCGACGCCGGCGACCTGCCGCTGCCCAACACCTCGATCGAGGGCATGCGGCGTGCGCTGCAGCCCGCGGCCGCCGAGCTGATCGCCGCGCACCACATGGCCTGGCTGGGCGGCGACCACTCGATGACGCTGCCGCTGCTGCGCGAGTACCGCGCCCGCTTCGGCCGGCCGCTGGCGGTGATCCACTTCGACGCCCACTGCGACACCTGGGAAGACCATTTCGGCGAGCCCTCGGGCCATGGCACCTGGGTGCACGAGGCCTTCGTCGAGGGGCTGGTCGATCCGGCGTGTTTCGTCCAGGTCGGCATCCGCTCGGCGGCGGTGCGCGAGGCGCGCGACTACGTGCCCGACCGCGGCGGCCTGTTCTTCGGCGCCCGCGAACTGCGCGGCCTGGAGAGCCCGGGCCAGCTCGCGCCGGTGCTGGCCGCGGTGCGCGAGCGTTTCGCCGCGCACGGCATGCCGCCGGTCTATCTGTCGCTGGACATCGACTGCCTGGACCCGGCTTTCGCGCCGGGCACCGGCACCCCGGAACCGGGCGGCATGAGCACCAACCAGGTGCTGACCCTGCTCGAAGAGTGGGCGGAGCTGCCTTTCGTCGGCATGGATTGCGTCGAAGTCGCGCCGCCGTACGATCATGCGGAACTCGCCTCGTCGGCGGCCGCCACCTTCGTCTGGACTTACCTGGCCGGGCGCCTCGCGCAGGCCGCAGCGGGAGCAGGGGCGGCGCGCCGCTGA
- a CDS encoding type 1 glutamine amidotransferase — MKPLLVLQHLSADGPAFLASWLGARGVAFELRNAEAGDAFPDSIAPYSALAVLGGEMSANDPLPALRAGERLILDAMERSRPVIGHCLGGQLMARALGARVVESPAPEIGWQPIDIGDSDMARAWFGAAPRQTVFQWHYEAFELPRGAERLAGSRACPNQAFAYGPHLALQFHVEQDAEKLARWSTDDGERYLRALADHASVQTGDAMRRDGVSALASQQRLADRLYRRWLGAVR, encoded by the coding sequence ATGAAGCCGTTGCTCGTGCTGCAGCACCTGTCGGCCGACGGGCCGGCCTTCCTCGCCTCGTGGCTGGGCGCGCGCGGCGTCGCCTTCGAACTGCGCAACGCCGAGGCCGGCGATGCCTTCCCGGATTCGATCGCGCCGTACTCGGCGCTGGCCGTGCTTGGCGGCGAGATGAGCGCCAACGACCCGCTGCCGGCGCTGCGTGCCGGCGAGCGCCTGATCCTCGACGCGATGGAGCGCTCGCGCCCGGTCATCGGCCACTGCCTGGGCGGCCAGCTGATGGCGCGGGCGCTGGGCGCGCGTGTCGTCGAGTCGCCGGCCCCGGAGATCGGCTGGCAGCCGATCGACATCGGCGACTCGGACATGGCCCGTGCCTGGTTCGGCGCCGCGCCGCGGCAGACGGTCTTCCAGTGGCATTACGAAGCCTTCGAACTGCCGCGTGGCGCCGAACGCCTGGCCGGCAGCCGCGCGTGCCCGAACCAGGCCTTCGCGTACGGGCCCCATCTGGCGTTGCAGTTCCACGTCGAGCAGGACGCCGAGAAGCTCGCCCGCTGGTCCACGGATGACGGCGAGCGCTACCTGCGCGCGTTGGCGGACCACGCCAGCGTCCAAACCGGCGACGCGATGCGTCGCGACGGCGTGTCGGCCCTGGCGTCGCAGCAGCGTCTCGCCGACCGTCTGTACCGGCGCTGGCTCGGTGCCGTCCGCTGA